Proteins found in one Mycoplasmopsis citelli genomic segment:
- the uvrA gene encoding excinuclease ABC subunit UvrA, whose product MSKKDQIIIKGARENNLQNVSLTLPKNKLIVFTGLSGSGKSSLAFNTIYEEGRRRYVDSLSSYARMFLGGTKKPDVESIEGLSPSISIEQKTTVNNPRSTVGTVTEIYDYFRLLFARIGRAYCPNHNIEITSQTLKDIITSIFNQKLNSRLIIYSPLVEGEKGTHQNLLEKLKKEGFLRAKIDNQIYLLEDTITLDKNIRHVIDLVIDRVSLTEENKNRIAEAVDIACERSGGIVKVENIDNGQVLIFSKNHACIYKDFSISKIETKLFSFNSPYGMCQSCKGIGVEFKADWNALVPEPWRSISLGGIKYFENTVNTLNLEWQEFEVLLNHYGIDKDTPIDEIPEKLLKYVKNGSDEIIEFDLVSSSGNRRRYKKEIPGILDKVENMYYNTTSDAIRDWLKKYMGSFVCHVCKGARLNSDALSVKLGNKNIYQFTQMSIEESLDFIEQLQKTFSENETQISKIIIKEITDRLTFLKNVGLEYLTLNRNAETLSGGESQRIRLATQIGSNLTGVLYVLDEPSIGLHQKDNLKLIETLRKMVDLGNTLIVVEHDEETILESDHIVDIGPEAGHKGGQIVASGDLETIIKNKQSITGKYLSGEWKIEIPKYRRSGNGKIITINGAKENNLKDISVSIPLGKLVAVTGVSGSGKSTLVNEILVHGIQYSLGLAQGHAHKKANFTSIKGLENIDKIVPVSQSPIGRTPRSNPSTYTGVFDDIREIYANVEESRIRGYAKGRFSFNVSGGRCDKCSGDGFIKIEMHFLPDVYVACDDCDGKRYNRETLEIKYRNKTIADVLDMSVDKALEFFESKNKIVEKLQILQDVGLGYIKLGQMSTTLSGGEAQRVKLATYLQKKPTGKTLYVLDEPTTGLHTHDVKKLINILNRIVDNGDSVLVIEHNLDVIKSADYIIDLGPDGGVKGGKVIATGTPEQLCASPISYTAQFLRKIIKTAQ is encoded by the coding sequence ATGTCAAAAAAAGATCAAATTATCATTAAAGGAGCACGAGAAAATAATCTGCAAAATGTTTCTTTAACTTTGCCAAAAAACAAGTTAATTGTTTTTACCGGACTTAGTGGCTCAGGAAAAAGTTCGCTAGCTTTTAACACAATTTACGAAGAAGGACGTCGTAGATATGTTGATAGTTTAAGTAGTTATGCCAGAATGTTTTTAGGCGGGACCAAAAAACCTGATGTTGAATCAATTGAAGGATTGAGTCCTTCAATTTCCATTGAACAAAAAACTACTGTTAATAATCCGCGATCAACAGTTGGGACTGTAACTGAAATTTATGATTATTTTAGACTTTTATTTGCACGGATCGGAAGAGCTTATTGTCCCAACCATAACATTGAAATTACCTCACAAACTCTCAAAGACATCATCACTTCAATTTTTAATCAAAAACTTAACTCACGCTTAATTATTTACTCGCCACTAGTAGAAGGAGAAAAAGGAACTCATCAGAATTTACTAGAAAAACTTAAAAAAGAAGGCTTTTTAAGAGCTAAAATTGATAATCAAATTTATTTACTTGAAGATACAATCACTTTAGATAAAAATATTCGTCATGTGATTGATTTAGTTATTGATCGAGTTTCATTAACTGAAGAAAACAAAAATCGAATTGCAGAAGCAGTTGATATTGCCTGTGAACGTTCAGGCGGAATTGTTAAAGTCGAAAATATTGATAATGGACAGGTTCTGATCTTTTCGAAAAATCATGCTTGTATTTACAAGGATTTTAGTATTTCAAAAATCGAAACAAAACTTTTTTCATTTAACTCACCTTATGGAATGTGCCAAAGCTGTAAGGGAATTGGTGTTGAATTTAAAGCTGATTGAAATGCTTTAGTTCCTGAACCATGAAGAAGCATTTCTTTAGGGGGAATTAAGTATTTTGAAAATACTGTTAATACACTTAATTTAGAGTGACAAGAATTTGAAGTTTTATTAAACCATTATGGAATTGATAAAGACACTCCAATTGACGAAATCCCTGAAAAATTGCTTAAATATGTTAAAAATGGATCTGATGAAATTATTGAATTTGATTTAGTTTCAAGCAGCGGGAATCGTCGCAGATACAAAAAAGAAATTCCTGGTATTTTAGATAAAGTCGAAAATATGTATTATAACACCACTAGTGATGCAATTAGAGACTGATTAAAAAAATATATGGGTTCATTTGTGTGTCATGTATGTAAAGGAGCAAGATTAAATTCTGATGCTTTATCAGTTAAATTGGGAAATAAAAATATTTACCAATTTACACAAATGTCAATTGAAGAATCGCTTGATTTTATTGAGCAATTACAAAAAACTTTTAGCGAAAATGAAACTCAAATTTCTAAAATTATTATCAAAGAAATTACTGATCGGCTAACTTTTTTAAAAAACGTTGGACTAGAGTATTTAACTTTAAATCGGAATGCTGAAACACTTTCAGGGGGAGAATCGCAACGAATTAGGCTTGCTACTCAAATTGGTTCTAATTTAACTGGAGTACTGTATGTTTTAGATGAACCTTCAATTGGATTACATCAAAAAGATAATTTAAAATTAATTGAAACCTTGCGAAAAATGGTAGATTTAGGAAACACTTTAATTGTAGTGGAACACGATGAAGAAACCATTTTAGAATCAGATCATATCGTTGATATTGGACCTGAAGCGGGTCATAAGGGTGGTCAAATAGTAGCTTCTGGAGATTTAGAAACCATTATTAAAAACAAACAATCAATAACTGGAAAATATCTTTCTGGAGAGTGAAAAATCGAAATTCCTAAATATCGCCGAAGCGGAAATGGTAAAATCATTACAATTAACGGAGCAAAGGAAAATAATTTAAAAGATATTTCAGTGTCAATACCACTTGGAAAATTAGTAGCAGTTACTGGAGTTAGTGGCTCTGGAAAAAGCACACTTGTAAATGAGATTTTAGTGCATGGAATTCAATATTCGTTGGGATTAGCACAAGGTCATGCTCACAAAAAAGCTAATTTTACTTCAATTAAAGGACTTGAAAATATTGATAAAATTGTTCCTGTTTCACAAAGCCCAATCGGAAGAACTCCTCGTTCAAATCCATCTACATACACGGGAGTTTTCGATGATATTAGAGAAATTTACGCTAATGTTGAAGAATCGAGAATTCGTGGATACGCTAAAGGAAGATTTAGTTTTAATGTTTCTGGGGGAAGATGTGATAAATGTTCTGGAGATGGATTTATTAAAATTGAAATGCACTTTCTTCCAGATGTTTATGTTGCTTGTGATGATTGTGATGGAAAACGTTACAATCGAGAAACTTTAGAAATTAAATACCGCAATAAAACTATTGCTGATGTGCTTGATATGTCTGTTGATAAAGCACTTGAGTTTTTTGAATCAAAAAACAAAATTGTCGAAAAGCTACAAATTTTGCAAGATGTGGGTTTAGGATATATTAAATTAGGACAAATGTCTACGACTCTTTCTGGTGGTGAAGCTCAGCGAGTAAAGTTAGCAACTTACTTACAGAAAAAACCCACCGGAAAAACTTTATATGTTCTGGATGAACCAACTACTGGACTTCATACTCATGATGTGAAAAAACTTATTAACATTTTAAATCGTATCGTTGATAATGGTGATTCGGTATTAGTAATTGAGCACAATTTAGATGTTATTAAAAGTGCTGATTATATTATTGATTTAGGTCCTGATGGAGGAGTTAAAGGAGGAAAAGTTATTGCAACTGGAACCCCTGAACAGCTTTGTGCTTCTCCAATTTCTTACACTGCACAATTTCTGCGTAAAATTATCAAAACTGCACAATAA
- the hprK gene encoding HPr(Ser) kinase/phosphatase, with the protein MPKKMYANDIITFFELNVINKEVQLNNLEILSPAIKRAGLELAEEIGSVRLQFNIIAWGTSESKWFELVGLERTKRALNHVFSFQPPLVILSKGVSQENVNLIKEIGSKYKIPIVHSDYLSSSYLTTSIGTYLNNHFAKIVQVHGCLMMIGGTGVLIVGPSGSGKSEAALELIQKGHIFISDDAVLIKDLGNRFVGTSPHITKDFLEIRGVGLIDIKYTYGVKSVASSTPIHLVVELVKKEEQNKLDRLGLDFLKYPIMGRSIKKIQIPTKEGGSVSSLIEAAVSAYLARHDGLNAIEKIEKRRLEDEWFN; encoded by the coding sequence ATGCCAAAAAAAATGTATGCCAATGATATTATTACTTTTTTTGAGCTTAATGTCATTAATAAAGAAGTGCAATTGAATAATTTAGAAATTCTTTCTCCAGCAATCAAACGTGCAGGACTTGAACTTGCTGAAGAAATTGGAAGCGTTCGCTTGCAATTTAATATTATTGCTTGAGGAACAAGCGAAAGTAAATGATTTGAATTAGTTGGTCTTGAACGAACCAAAAGAGCTTTAAATCATGTTTTTTCATTTCAACCTCCTTTAGTGATCTTATCTAAAGGAGTTTCGCAAGAAAACGTTAATTTAATTAAAGAAATTGGTTCAAAATATAAAATTCCAATAGTCCACAGTGATTATTTATCCAGTTCATATTTAACCACTAGCATTGGAACTTATTTAAACAATCATTTTGCTAAAATTGTTCAAGTGCATGGATGCTTGATGATGATTGGTGGAACAGGTGTTTTAATTGTAGGACCAAGTGGAAGTGGGAAAAGTGAAGCAGCCCTTGAATTAATCCAAAAAGGCCACATTTTTATTTCTGATGATGCTGTTTTAATTAAAGATTTAGGAAATCGTTTTGTTGGTACTTCTCCTCATATCACTAAGGATTTTTTAGAAATTCGTGGAGTGGGACTAATTGACATTAAATACACTTATGGAGTTAAATCGGTTGCTTCTTCAACACCTATTCATTTAGTTGTTGAGCTCGTTAAAAAAGAAGAACAAAATAAACTTGATCGCTTAGGATTAGATTTTTTAAAATATCCAATTATGGGGCGTTCAATTAAAAAAATCCAAATTCCCACAAAAGAAGGGGGAAGTGTGTCTTCTTTAATTGAAGCTGCTGTAAGTGCTTATTTAGCTAGACACGATGGATTAAATGCTATTGAAAAAATTGAAAAAAGGAGACTTGAAGATGAATGATTCAATTAA
- the lgt gene encoding prolipoprotein diacylglyceryl transferase yields MNDSINTPLVPFKEGDPQILFNLGSFPIRAYSILLMIGIIASILTVLYFWLREGYKIDILLTFIIIIVPLSIFGARLGYVFEALIYDSEPFKNSHWYAAWDGGLSIQGGVILGAASGLIYGWFKRDVVDFRKILSIIIPTILIGQFVGRWGNFTNHEVYGKIDWDGSAVKAWGSVISSNMFIKDRYSDALGLNGAYRYPLFLYEGLANLFAYLVIVWIFNFFGLFKPGTHAGMYFLWYGLVRYSMEPLRQEAFALYSNVALIFIVFGAFWIIYFQFISKVEYVVTKVKYRYVYTYKDELKYQLYVAKTSPKAVYSFIKERLVANKI; encoded by the coding sequence ATGAATGATTCAATTAATACACCACTTGTACCATTCAAAGAAGGTGATCCACAAATTTTATTTAATCTTGGTTCTTTTCCAATACGTGCGTATTCAATTTTACTAATGATTGGTATTATTGCTTCAATTTTAACGGTATTGTACTTTTGATTGCGCGAAGGTTATAAAATTGATATTTTACTAACCTTTATTATCATTATTGTTCCACTTTCAATTTTTGGTGCTCGTTTAGGATATGTTTTCGAAGCACTTATTTATGATAGTGAACCATTTAAAAACTCCCATTGATATGCTGCTTGGGATGGAGGATTATCCATCCAAGGAGGAGTTATCTTAGGAGCTGCAAGCGGTTTAATTTATGGATGGTTTAAACGTGATGTTGTTGATTTTCGTAAAATTTTAAGTATCATTATTCCAACCATTTTAATTGGACAATTTGTTGGAAGATGAGGAAATTTCACCAACCATGAGGTGTATGGAAAAATTGATTGAGATGGTTCAGCAGTTAAAGCTTGAGGAAGTGTTATTTCAAGTAATATGTTTATTAAAGATCGATACTCAGATGCACTTGGATTAAATGGAGCTTATCGTTATCCATTATTCTTATATGAAGGACTTGCGAACTTATTTGCTTATTTAGTCATTGTTTGAATATTCAACTTCTTTGGATTATTTAAACCAGGAACTCACGCGGGAATGTATTTCCTTTGATATGGACTTGTGCGTTATAGCATGGAACCACTTCGGCAAGAAGCTTTTGCTCTTTATTCAAATGTTGCACTTATTTTCATTGTTTTTGGTGCATTTTGAATTATTTACTTTCAATTTATTTCTAAGGTTGAATATGTTGTGACCAAAGTTAAATATAGATATGTATACACTTACAAAGATGAGTTAAAGTATCAACTTTATGTTGCAAAAACATCTCCAAAAGCTGTATATTCATTTATTAAAGAAAGATTAGTTGCTAACAAAATTTAA
- a CDS encoding NAD(P)/FAD-dependent oxidoreductase, giving the protein MTTDIKYDLIIIGSGPAGLNAALYASRANLKVAFIEKSAPGGKLSATSKIENWIGTELTEGWKLATSFFEHAKQYGAEYIYGDVKQIISHGDLDKEVLTVKGKSYRSKTVLIASGMKNRVPTFIENCEKLIDRGVSFCAICDGPLYKGLPSIVLGGGNSAVEESTYLSKIASQVYLVVKDDYFNAEKKLVDEMLKLPNLKVFYKSQILSLKGENKLEAAVVKTEDGSVVELQVSSFFPYIGLLPVADFAKDLDIFDERGFIKTDEEMQTSVKGIFAAGDIRSKEIRQIVTAASDGAIAAKKISDLINANS; this is encoded by the coding sequence ATGACAACAGATATTAAATACGATTTAATTATTATCGGAAGTGGACCTGCAGGACTTAATGCAGCTTTATATGCTTCAAGAGCAAATTTAAAAGTAGCTTTTATTGAAAAAAGCGCTCCTGGTGGAAAACTTTCAGCAACCAGTAAAATCGAAAATTGAATTGGAACTGAATTAACTGAAGGATGAAAACTTGCAACTTCGTTTTTTGAACATGCAAAGCAATATGGAGCTGAGTATATCTACGGAGATGTTAAACAAATTATCTCGCATGGTGATTTAGACAAAGAAGTACTTACTGTCAAAGGAAAAAGCTACCGTTCAAAAACTGTATTAATTGCTTCAGGAATGAAAAATCGTGTTCCTACTTTTATTGAAAATTGTGAGAAATTAATTGATCGTGGAGTTAGTTTTTGTGCGATTTGCGATGGACCACTTTATAAAGGTCTTCCTTCAATTGTTTTAGGTGGAGGAAACTCAGCAGTTGAAGAATCGACATACCTTTCAAAAATTGCTTCGCAAGTTTATTTGGTGGTTAAAGATGATTACTTTAACGCAGAAAAAAAACTTGTTGATGAAATGTTAAAATTACCAAATCTTAAAGTATTTTACAAATCACAAATTCTTTCACTTAAAGGAGAAAATAAACTTGAAGCTGCAGTTGTTAAAACTGAAGATGGTTCAGTTGTTGAATTGCAAGTAAGTTCATTTTTCCCTTATATTGGTCTTTTACCAGTTGCTGATTTTGCTAAGGACTTAGATATTTTTGATGAACGAGGATTTATTAAAACTGACGAAGAAATGCAAACATCAGTTAAAGGAATTTTTGCAGCTGGAGATATTCGTTCAAAAGAAATTCGTCAAATTGTCACCGCTGCTTCAGATGGAGCAATTGCTGCTAAGAAAATTTCAGATTTAATTAATGCTAATAGCTAA